The Mucilaginibacter rubeus genomic interval TTCTATGTCAATGGAGTTGATCTCGATGGATAACTGGAATGTTTATTTTGACAATGAGGAAGACTTGAAACGCGCCAAACGCGACCAATTGGTGGATGTACTGAAAACCCTGCCATGGGTAGCTGTTGTTGATCAGTTCCAGCACTGGATCTATACCAATCCTGGTCACACCGATGCCGACCGCACAACGGCATGGATCGAGATCTTTGAACCATTCGGCGCAAACTTTGCCGATTGGAGCGAACATCGCGAAGCATTGGCAAACTTATGGCAAAAACAACTGCACATTTTCGAAGTACCTTTTTATTACATTGAATATGGCATGGCCCAGTTAGGCGCTATAGCCGTTTGGAAAAACTATAAAGAAAACCCCGAAAAAGGTTTACAGCAATATCTTAACGCTCTTAAGTTAGGCTACACCAAAACCATCAAGGAAATTTATGAAACTGCAGGGATCAAATTTGATTTCAGCGCGGCTTACGTAAAAGAACTGGCGGAGTTTGTGAAAGCGGAGTTGGATAAGTTGAATTAAATAATTCGATAATACTTTATGTCATTGCGAGGAACGAAGCAATCGCATGCTTTACAGAGCGGCCGTGCTTCCGTGCGATTGCTTCGTTCCTCGCAATGACATATTTTTTATCACCACGGGTCACGCTTCGTTAAACCCGCGGCAGCTATTTATTTTGCCAATATCCTCTTATACAACGCCCAATAATCACTCACCATTTTCTCGCTCGAAAACTGAGCATTAGCCCAGTTGTAACAATCAATCCTGTTAATCTCACCAACAGCAGCAATCGCTTCCACCGCTTCATCAACACCATCAACCAAAAAACCGGTTTGTCTATCCTTAATCAGTTCCGGCATCGATCCGCGATTAAAAGCAATAACCGGTGTGCCGCAAAGCATGGCTTCCGCTACACTTAAACCAAATGGTTCATTAAAACTAATAGGATGTAACAAAGCATAAGCTTTCCCTAAAAGCTCCCTGCGCTTTTCAGGACCTGCATGACCAATGTATTCTATACCTGCCGAAAGCTGCGGTTCTATCTTTTCTTTAAAATATTTAGCGTCCTGCACTATGCCCGCTATCAACAACTTCCATTTACTTTTTTTGGCGATCTCGATAGCCTCTGACGTCCCTTTATCGGGATGGATGCGACCAAAATACAGCAGGTAATCATCCGGTTGCTCATAAAAATTAAAATCCCGGGTGTCTATGCCGTTGTAAACTGTAGCGAGATAATCCAGTTCCGGACTACGATCGGCATTGCTGATGGATACATAATGTCCCCTGCTGTTGTATTTTTTATATACCGGGATGATCTTTGGCGATGAAAAGCCGTGTATGGTAGTAATAACTGGTGTTTTGATCAAACCCGAATAGGTAAGCGGTAGAAAATCGAAATTATTATGGATGATATCAAACTGATCCGCTTTTTCCATCAGGTTACTGATGTGCAGGCATTCCAGCACTTTGGCATCTTGAGTTCGGTCTTCCTCGTAACCGGCGGCACAAATGGCATCAAGCGTACCTTTGGTTATGGAATCGCCGGTGGCGAAGAGTGTTACTTCTGCGCCCAGCTTAACCATACCTTCGGCTATGTTTGATGCTATTTGCTCCCATGGCCCGTAGTGCCTGGGCGGTGTGCGCCAGGCAACAGGGGCTAATACAGCTACTTTCATTTTAGCAGGTCTGTAATTTTTGACCGTACTTGTTATATTCGTATTCCAGCTCAAAAGCTTTCAATACGGTAAGGTGCGATATTAGGTAGGCCAGCGTACTCTCTGCCCCCTGGTTACGGTTTATGCCTCCCGGCAGCAAGCCGTCGCAACAGCCTTTAGTTTCATGATCGTAAAGTGGAGCGCGCAGGGTATTCTCACCTAAAAACCATTTATAGCTCAGGAACATTTTTTCGATATACTGCGGAATCCTGAAGGTTTGGTAAGCCTGGAAATGCATTAGTACCATAGCCATAGTTTCTATCGCTTGCTGATCAAACGTAGGGAAGGTACCACCACGGTAATACCAGCCGTCATTACCTACCGGGCTCAAATACCCGTTTGACAATGTAAGCTGATCAAGGAAAGCCATGGTTGCCAAAGCAATTTTCTTTGCCTCTTCATTTCCCGTTATCTCGCACGAATGCAGTAAAGCCAGCGGAAGAATGGCATTATCATAGGTCATCTTTTCTTCAAACCACTGCCAATCATCAGATTGAGTATTGTTGTACGCATCTATCAACGGCTGGGTTAAATTGGCTAATATCTTTACCATGCCCTCATCGGTAGGATAGACCTGCAGGTAAAGACTGATACCAATAATAGTATTGGCCATACCCCTCAAATGCTTCAATGCTGCGAAATGTGGCACGGATTTATGAAAGATCTCTAACGAAAATTCACGATATGAATTACTTGCGGCACAGCCAATTAAATGACCTAAGGCCCAAATTGTACGGCCAAATGAATCTTCAGATCCAACCTCATCCAGATATCGCCTGTCGAAACTCAGGAAGTTGCGAAAATTGCCATCATCGGTTTGCATGTAGTGGATATAGCTCAGGTATATTGGCAGCAATTCAAAAGCTTCCCGGCTTCCATTGCGTTGGTAAGCCATGAGTGCCATAATCAGCGCGCGGGCATTATCGTCCAAACAATAACCCTCTTTCAAATTTGGAATTCCATACTTGGCATGCTGCACGATACCGGTATCGTCGGTCAGGCGCAAAACATGGGTTAAACTGAATTTTGGAAGTATCTCCGGATCTACGATACTATTGCGAAGGATCTTGTCGCTAAAGTCATAACGTACCAATGATTCCTGAGCCACTTTAATAAACTCGGCACCAATTACCGGCCAGCGCAAGTGCAGGCCGTATTGGTAAGCATTCTCTTTTAACTCAGCAAGTACTCGATCCTGGTCAAGCAATTCGATAACCGTGTCGGCTAATGCATCTGAATTTTTAAAATCAAACAACCTGCCGCGTTTATCAGCCAGCAATTCGGTGGCATGCCAATACGGCGTCGAAACCACCGCCGCCCCTGCACCAACAGCATATGAAAGTGTGCCACTGGTGATTTGGGCTTCGTTCAAATATGGGGTTACATATATTTCACAGGCGGTAAGATAGTTCACCAGTTCTTCTTCAGAAACAAACTTGGCTATAAAAGCGAGATTTTTGGAAACGCCCAACTGTGCCGCAAGCGACTTCAGGTGATCGCGGTATTCCTCGCCCGAACTTTTAATAACGCCCGGGTGGGTATTGCCCAACACCACGTACATCACATCGGGATGTTTCTCAACTATTTTAGGAAGTGCTTTAACCACCGTTTCCAGACCTTTATTCCGGCTCAGTAAGCCAAAAGTGAGCATTACCCTTTTATTTTTGAATGATGAAAGATTCTTAACCGGGTTTTCAACCGGTGCTTCAACATCGGGTACGCCATGCTCTATGATCTGGATCTTATCGGCAGGGATTTCATAAATGTTAGTCAGAAACTCAACCGCACGTTTACTCATCACCACAATTTTTGAGGATTGCTCGGCTATTTCACGGATGATGATACGCTGCACATAGCTCGGATCTTTTAATATGGTATGCAGGATAGAGATTAAAGGCTTCTCCAGGCGATTGATCAGCGGGAGAATATAAATGCCGCTTTCGCCGCCATAAATACCAAATTCATGTTCCATAATGCATACGTCAGCATCACTGGTATTGATATAATTGGCGGCCCGGATATAATCCTTTTGGTGGTTTTGCCGGATAACATACTTCACCTCCTCCGGGTACTCGTATTCCTGTAAATTTTCCGAATCGTTAAGGGCAACAACAAAGCCATTTTGTGCCAGGTTTCGCCTTTCCGGAAAATTTGAGTTGATGGCGTGCATCAAATTATTATTAAATGTTGCAAGACCGCATTCGCGGGGAGGATAGGTTGATATATATGCTATTTTCATAAGTAGATTGTGTATAGATTCATTGCATTGATCTGCTTTACAAAATTTAATTAATTGTAAAAACAGAATGACTACAAAAAAGTGCAATAAGTGACCTGAATTATTGCTTCGGATACACACAAGGCACTATTTTCATAGATACAGGTATAAATGCACAAACTATACCAATTTAACTCAAACTATAATTCGGCGACAATTTTCAACAGTTGTAACAGGCAAGTTACAGGGAGGAGTTATTGTTATAAATGTTGTCATTTCGATAGAGCATGGCTGGGGGATTACGCGACGGGGCGAAAGAGAAATCTTATACGTCATGCAAATTCAAGCTGCATAGTTGCTTATCATATTGTATAAGATTTCTCCTCGTTCCTCGTTCGAAATGACATCGGGGTATTATATTCTTTATCTCGTATAAAAATCAATAGCCTCAATAATAACATCACAAGCTTTTTGTCCCCTCAGGGTCTCTCGGAGAGTACCCTGAGGTATACTGTAGGATGAGGAAAGTACACTTTATGTCATTTCGATAGAGCGGAGATGGGATTGCCTGGTGGGGCGAAAGAGAAATCTTATACGTCATGCAAATTCAACCTGCATAGTTGCTTATCATATTGTATAAGATTTCTCCTCGTTCCTCGTTCGAAATGACAACGAGGGGTTAATTCTTTTATTTATTCGTATAGAAATCAATCGCCTCTATAATCACATCACAAGCTTTCCTGATCTCATCTGGGGTAATAATGAGCGGCGGGGCCAGGCGCATAGAGTTGCTGCAATGCAGGAACCAATCGGTAATCACGCCGTTTTCGATACAGCGGTCAATTATTTTTTTATTAAGATCGAAGTCTTCTAATTCAGCGGCCATCATAAGGCCTTTGCCCCGAACCTGGTGTATGGCAGGGTGTACAAGCAATTCACGAAACAAGGCTTCTTTTTCTGCAACGGCAGATACAAGGTCATTATCCAGCAGAAATTCTAAGGCAGCCAAACCCGCCGCGCAACATACCGGGTGCCCTCCAAAGGTAGTGATATGACCAAGGATAGGATTTTCCTTCAGCGCATCCATAATCTGGTTTGATGAGATGAACGCTCCTATCGGCATTCCACCGCCCAGGGCTTTTGCAAGCAAGAGAATATCAGGTACAATATCAAAATGCTCAAAAGCGAAAAGCTTGCCCGTGCGCCCAAAAGCGGCCTGAATTTCATCCAGTATCAGCAAAGTGCCTGTTTGGGTACAGCGGGCACGTAAAGCTTTCATATAAGCCAAATCCGGCACTCGGATACCGGCTTCCCCCTGGATAGTTTCGATGATCACGCAAGCTGTTTGCTCAGTGATCAAATCCAGATCTTCAGGATTATTAAAGCGGATAAAGTTTACTCCGGGTAATAATGGTCGGTATGCCTGTTTAAACTCTTCATTACCCATTACGCTTAAAGCACCCTGGGTACTGCCATGGTAGGAATGATGGCAGGCTACAATCTGTTGCCGGCCAGTGAAGCGCTTGGCCAACTTTAATGCGCCCTCAACAGCTTCAGCTCCAGAATTGGTAAAATAAACCGATTGCAGGGTATCCGGCAGTACAGACACCAACTTTTCGGCAAAACGGACCTGCGGGGTTTGCACATATTCGCCGTATACCATCAGGTGGATGTATTTATCAACCTGCTCCTTTATGGCGTTAATAACATAAGGATTACTATGTCCTAAACTGCTAACACCAATGCCCGATATCAGGTCGATAAACGGTTTGCCCTCCGCATTGTACATATAAATACCTTCGGCACGCTCAAATTCAAGCAATAAAGGGAAATTTGTAGTTTGAGCGTTGTTGGCTAAAAAAAGCTGGCGAAGAGTTGTCATGATGTTTTGTTATAAGTATTAAGTCGCCTTTAGAAGTTATTGCCTAAATGGCGTCATTGCGAGGTACGAAGCAATCGCGAACTGTACAGAGCGGCTCTGCTAATCGGGGATTGCTTCGTACCTCGCAATGACGAGTAGTAGAACCCAGACTTACGAAGTTTTAAAAACTTCGTAAGTCTTAGATCCGCAATGACGCTTACTTAAATTTTAGCGACAAAGATAAACTAAAACAGATGGACGAAAATCCATCTGCAAATGTTATTTGAAATACTTTAGATTTTTAAGACAGTGAGGTAACTAATCTCTAAACTCCAACCTCTAATCTCTCCCCTAATTCCCCGCTCTTTCGCTGCGTTCGCTGAGTTGTTTGATGAGTTCGTCGTTAAATTCCTGCTCGCTTTTGTAAAGCACGCTCACCTTTTCGGGCGGGAGGATCTTGGAGAATGAATCACGGTAACGTTTACGGATCCCAACCAATTGGCTTTCGTAATAAATTTCTTTATCTATTTGCTCGGTACCGTTGGTTGATGAGGTTGAGTTGTTTAAACGCTTCAGGATGCGTACAGCAGTAAGCTCCTGCTGATATTGATTATAAAGCGGCCAGAATTTGGTCGCTTCATCATCGGTAAGATCAAGCTGGCGGCTGATATACCTGTTACGGGCAGCCTCAAGTCTTTTTCCCATAGCACCTTTTTTATTGCCATTAGGGCGAACGGGATTAAGCTCGGGCCTTGAGGGCGTTTGAGCCGGAACAAAGCGGTTAACCTGCCCCACAGCTTCATAGCCTATAGCCATAACAAATAGCACAATACAAATATGCCTGATCAATTTACTCATTAAATATTTCCTCTGTTTAATTATCTATATAATCCGACAGATCTTCGTCTGCATTACTTGTATTACTTTTTTGATTAGCATCCATCAGTGTACGGGTGTCGCTCGCGTCCATATGTAACTGAAGGTAGCTTTTTATTTCATCAACCGGAACTGATGATACCTGCTCGTGTAAATAAGAGTGGTTATGATCTGATGGCTGTAAATCTCCCCTGAAAATAACACCTACGCCAAGTATCAGGGCAAAACAAGCGGCTGTAGCATACCTGATGGTTGGTGATGACCAAAGCCTCCTTACCATACCTTTTTTCTGTACAGGCTTAGCTTTGTTAATGCTTACAACGTTATCAATCTCCTGCTCTTCTTCAATCTCCGCATTAACGGTTTTATCCAAAATGCGCTGGCTAAGCTGGTCGAAATAGTTTGCAGGTACTTCCAAACCTTCATGCTCCATATTCATGGCTTCCTCAACCGCTATACGGCTTTGGATATTGGCACTCAATTCCTCAAAATAATTTTCAGGAACGGTAAAGCCTTCATCGCCCATGGCCTCCTCCACCGCAATACGGCTTTGGATATTACCGCTCAGTTGGTCAAAATAATTTTCAGGAACCGTGAAACCTTCATCAGCCATACCCATGGCTTCCTCAACCACAATGCGGCTTTGGATGTTGCTGCTCAGTTCGTCAAAATAGTTTTCGGGCACCGTAAAACCCGCGCCCGCATCCATGGCTTCATCTACCACAATACGGCTTTGAATGTTGCTGCTAAGCTCATCAAAATAATTTTCGGGAACGGTAAACCCCGAATCACCTGCGCTAAAAGCACTTTCAATATTTATGCGGCTCCGGATATTGCTATTTAACTCGTCGAAGTAGTTTTCAGGTACCGTGTACCCTGCAGATGGATAGTTCTTTAATCCCTCAAGCCTTATGCGTGTTGTAATGTGCTGCGCCAACTCATGGAAATAGCCATCAGGCACCGTGAACGGGTTAGTCTTGCTAACCTGTTTCAGCGCGATGAAATCATCCAGCCATTCCCTATTGTCCATATCGCTTTTCATACACAACTATAGATTACTATTGTGCTAAAAGGTTTAACGTAAATTAAAAAATTAATCTCTGCCAAGCAAATGAGCTTCTATCTTTTTGACTGCCAGGTGAAAAGATGCTTTTAAAGCCCCCACGCTGGTACCCAAAACCTGCGACATTTCCTCGTACTTCATGTCTTCATAGTATTTCATATTGAAAACAAGCCGTTGTTTTTCGGGCAGGGTAAGCAATGCTTCCTGCAGTTTACGCTGCGCGGCGTCGCCGTTAAAATAGGTTGAGTCGGCCAGTGTATCGGCCAGCTCATAAGCAACATCATCCAACGAAACATTATTTTTTTGCTTTTTCTTATTCAAAAAAGTAATGCATTCGTTGGATGCTATCCTGTACATCCAGGTGTACAGTTGCGCGTCGTTTCTGAAACCAGCCAGGTTTTTCCAAACCTTTACAAAAACATCCTGAACCAGATCATCGGCATCGTCATGATCAACAACCATACGACGGATGTGCCAGTATATTTTCTGCTGGTATTTTTTCAACAACAGGTTAAATGCCTCATTCCGGGTCTTTTCGTCCTGAAACTTGCTTAATATCTCTGAATCTTCAACCTGTACCGACATTTTTAGAATTTTATTAATGTTAAAGGTTTAATTAACCTTTTTTGTTTTTTCTTTCTATCACCTTTTTAACCGCTGCCACAATATGCTCGGCATCTAAGCCGTATTTTGTCATCAGTTGTTCTGGTGTACCACTTTCGCCAAAGCTATCGTCAACAGCTACGTACTCCTGTGGTGATGGGTTGTGTACCGCAAGTACCTGCGCAATGCTATCACCCAAGCCACCTAAACGGTTATGCTCTTCGGCAGTAACTACGCAACCGGTTTTAGCAACTGATTTTAATACAGCCTCTTCATCCAGCGGTTTAATGGTGTGGATGTTGATGATCTCGGCATCGATACCCTGCTCAGCCAAGATTTCGCCGGCTAAAATAGCCTGCCATACCAGGTGACCGGTAGCAAAGATACTTACATCAGCGCCTTCGTTCACCATCCATGCTTTACCAATTTCAAATTTTTGATCAGGATCGGTAAAGATAGGAACAACCGGGCGACCGAAACGTAAGTAAACCGGGCCGTCATAATCAGCTATCGCGATAGTAGCAGCTTTGGTTTGGTTATAATCGCAGGTGTTGATAACGGTCATGCCTGGTAACATTTTCATCAGGCCAATATCTTCCAGGATCTGGTGGGTAGCACCGTCTTCGCCCAAAGTTAAACCAGCGTGTGAAGCGCAAATTTTAACGTTTTTGTTTGAATAAGCTACCGACTGGCGGATCTGGTCATAAACCCTGCCTGTAGAAAAGTTAGCGAAAGTACCGGTGAAAGGGATTTTACCACCGATGGTCATACCGGCAGCAATACCGATCATGTTAGCTTCGGCAATACCTACCTGTACAAAACGCTCAGGGAATGCTTTAATAAAATCGTTCATTTTTAATGAACCGATAAGGTCGGCACAAAGGGCAACAACCTGATCGTTTTTCTGGCCTGCTTCCAGCAACCCGGCGCCAAAGCCCGAGCGGGTATCTTTTTTATCTGTGTAAGTGTATTTTTTCATTTTGCCTACCCCTCCCCTCTTTCAAGGAAAGGAATTTGGATTTTAAATCGTGATAACTAAATTGATGTTTTTTTGACTCTCCCCCTTTAGGGGCCCGGAGGGCTAATAATCGCCCAGTGTTTCCTCTAACTGATCTAACGCCAGTTTAAGCTGCTCATCATTTGGAGCAACACCGTGCCATTTGTGGCTGCCTACCATAAAGTCGACACCATAACCCATTTCAGTATGCATCAGGATCATGATTGGTTTGCCCTGACCTGTGCGGCTTTTTGCTTCTTCAAGCACCCTAACCACATCGGCCATATCATTACCTTTCATATCCAATACATCCCAGCCAAAAGCTTCCCATTTAGCGCGAAGATCGCCTAATGAAAGTACTTGTTTGGTTGGACCATCAATTTGCTGACCGTTAACATCTATAGTCGAGATCAGGTTATCAACATGATTGTGAGGAGCAAACATCGCGGCTTCCCAAATCTGGCCTTCCTGGATCTCTCCATCACCATGCAGGGTAAACACCAATGATTTATCACCATTTAATTTTTTAGCAAGCGCGGCACCAATAGCTACCGATAAGCCCTGGCCTAATGAACCCGAAGCAATACGGATACCCGGAAGGTGCTCATGTGTAGTTGGGTGACCTTGTAAACGCGCGTTCAACTTACGGAAAGTAGCAAGTTCTGCTTTATCGAAGTAACCTGCGTGTGCCAGTGTGCTGTAAAATACAGGCGAAATATGGCCGTTTGACAGGAAGAAGATATCCTCGCCAACAGCATCCATATTAAATTTAGGATCGTGGTTCATTACCGAAAAGTACAGTGCGGTAAAGAAATCGGTACAGCCCAATGAGCCACCAGGGTGACCTGATTGGCAGCCATGTACCATACGTACAATGTCGCGCCTTATTTGTGACGCGGTTTTTTCTAATGTTTGTAAGTCTGCTTTCATTAATGGAATTTAGGAACTGCTAAAGTAGCTATTATGATTGTGTTTTTAACACTTATTTTACAAGATCAAGCACCTGCTGTGATGAGGCCTTAGTATCAACCTTGCTAATCACGTGCGTAATAACTCCTTCTGCATCAATTATGAATGTAGTACGTGCCGTACCCATGTATTTTTTGCCGTACATATTCTTCTCAACCCAAACGCCATAAGCTTCAACAATTTTAAGCTCATTATCGGCAATAAGTGTAAATGGCAGGCTGTATTTGGTTTCAAATTTTTTGTGCGATTTTTCATCGTCGGTACTTACACCTATTACTTCAAACCCTTTGCTTAAAAGCGACTGATAGTTATCCCTGAAATCGCATGATTCGGCGGTACAGCCTGGGGTATCATCTTTTGGGTAAAAATAAAGGATCACATTTTTACCTTTGTAATCGGCAAGGGATACTTCCTTACCGTTTTGGTCTTTAGCGGTAAAAGCGGGTGCTTTATCGCCTTCTTTTAATGTTGTCATGTTTTATTTAGGTACTTATCTGGAAAAATCGGCGGAAAATTCCGAAAAATTATTCTTGTTATCAACTAAAGTCAACTTAAACACGTGTTTACCGGGCGCAATATCGTTATTAAACGTGTAACTTAATATTTTACTTTTATAATCGTGCTCCATTAGCACCCATTTACCATCAATTGTGCCGGTATAGCTTTTAATGCCGGATAAATTATCACTCATCCTGAAGTTAATACTGCGTGCAGCCTTCATATTGCTCCCGTTTTTGATATTAAGCGGATGGATAACCGGTGCTACTGTATCTACCTTAATATAATAATCGCCAAAGGCACTCACCTGCGATATCACGTAACCATCCTTAAAA includes:
- a CDS encoding glycosyltransferase family 4 protein produces the protein MKIAYISTYPPRECGLATFNNNLMHAINSNFPERRNLAQNGFVVALNDSENLQEYEYPEEVKYVIRQNHQKDYIRAANYINTSDADVCIMEHEFGIYGGESGIYILPLINRLEKPLISILHTILKDPSYVQRIIIREIAEQSSKIVVMSKRAVEFLTNIYEIPADKIQIIEHGVPDVEAPVENPVKNLSSFKNKRVMLTFGLLSRNKGLETVVKALPKIVEKHPDVMYVVLGNTHPGVIKSSGEEYRDHLKSLAAQLGVSKNLAFIAKFVSEEELVNYLTACEIYVTPYLNEAQITSGTLSYAVGAGAAVVSTPYWHATELLADKRGRLFDFKNSDALADTVIELLDQDRVLAELKENAYQYGLHLRWPVIGAEFIKVAQESLVRYDFSDKILRNSIVDPEILPKFSLTHVLRLTDDTGIVQHAKYGIPNLKEGYCLDDNARALIMALMAYQRNGSREAFELLPIYLSYIHYMQTDDGNFRNFLSFDRRYLDEVGSEDSFGRTIWALGHLIGCAASNSYREFSLEIFHKSVPHFAALKHLRGMANTIIGISLYLQVYPTDEGMVKILANLTQPLIDAYNNTQSDDWQWFEEKMTYDNAILPLALLHSCEITGNEEAKKIALATMAFLDQLTLSNGYLSPVGNDGWYYRGGTFPTFDQQAIETMAMVLMHFQAYQTFRIPQYIEKMFLSYKWFLGENTLRAPLYDHETKGCCDGLLPGGINRNQGAESTLAYLISHLTVLKAFELEYEYNKYGQKLQTC
- a CDS encoding transketolase family protein, which gives rise to MKKYTYTDKKDTRSGFGAGLLEAGQKNDQVVALCADLIGSLKMNDFIKAFPERFVQVGIAEANMIGIAAGMTIGGKIPFTGTFANFSTGRVYDQIRQSVAYSNKNVKICASHAGLTLGEDGATHQILEDIGLMKMLPGMTVINTCDYNQTKAATIAIADYDGPVYLRFGRPVVPIFTDPDQKFEIGKAWMVNEGADVSIFATGHLVWQAILAGEILAEQGIDAEIINIHTIKPLDEEAVLKSVAKTGCVVTAEEHNRLGGLGDSIAQVLAVHNPSPQEYVAVDDSFGESGTPEQLMTKYGLDAEHIVAAVKKVIERKNKKG
- a CDS encoding glycosyltransferase family 4 protein, which translates into the protein MKVAVLAPVAWRTPPRHYGPWEQIASNIAEGMVKLGAEVTLFATGDSITKGTLDAICAAGYEEDRTQDAKVLECLHISNLMEKADQFDIIHNNFDFLPLTYSGLIKTPVITTIHGFSSPKIIPVYKKYNSRGHYVSISNADRSPELDYLATVYNGIDTRDFNFYEQPDDYLLYFGRIHPDKGTSEAIEIAKKSKWKLLIAGIVQDAKYFKEKIEPQLSAGIEYIGHAGPEKRRELLGKAYALLHPISFNEPFGLSVAEAMLCGTPVIAFNRGSMPELIKDRQTGFLVDGVDEAVEAIAAVGEINRIDCYNWANAQFSSEKMVSDYWALYKRILAK
- the bcp gene encoding thioredoxin-dependent thiol peroxidase, with translation MTTLKEGDKAPAFTAKDQNGKEVSLADYKGKNVILYFYPKDDTPGCTAESCDFRDNYQSLLSKGFEVIGVSTDDEKSHKKFETKYSLPFTLIADNELKIVEAYGVWVEKNMYGKKYMGTARTTFIIDAEGVITHVISKVDTKASSQQVLDLVK
- a CDS encoding transketolase codes for the protein MKADLQTLEKTASQIRRDIVRMVHGCQSGHPGGSLGCTDFFTALYFSVMNHDPKFNMDAVGEDIFFLSNGHISPVFYSTLAHAGYFDKAELATFRKLNARLQGHPTTHEHLPGIRIASGSLGQGLSVAIGAALAKKLNGDKSLVFTLHGDGEIQEGQIWEAAMFAPHNHVDNLISTIDVNGQQIDGPTKQVLSLGDLRAKWEAFGWDVLDMKGNDMADVVRVLEEAKSRTGQGKPIMILMHTEMGYGVDFMVGSHKWHGVAPNDEQLKLALDQLEETLGDY
- a CDS encoding RNA polymerase sigma factor; the protein is MSVQVEDSEILSKFQDEKTRNEAFNLLLKKYQQKIYWHIRRMVVDHDDADDLVQDVFVKVWKNLAGFRNDAQLYTWMYRIASNECITFLNKKKQKNNVSLDDVAYELADTLADSTYFNGDAAQRKLQEALLTLPEKQRLVFNMKYYEDMKYEEMSQVLGTSVGALKASFHLAVKKIEAHLLGRD
- a CDS encoding aspartate aminotransferase family protein, yielding MTTLRQLFLANNAQTTNFPLLLEFERAEGIYMYNAEGKPFIDLISGIGVSSLGHSNPYVINAIKEQVDKYIHLMVYGEYVQTPQVRFAEKLVSVLPDTLQSVYFTNSGAEAVEGALKLAKRFTGRQQIVACHHSYHGSTQGALSVMGNEEFKQAYRPLLPGVNFIRFNNPEDLDLITEQTACVIIETIQGEAGIRVPDLAYMKALRARCTQTGTLLILDEIQAAFGRTGKLFAFEHFDIVPDILLLAKALGGGMPIGAFISSNQIMDALKENPILGHITTFGGHPVCCAAGLAALEFLLDNDLVSAVAEKEALFRELLVHPAIHQVRGKGLMMAAELEDFDLNKKIIDRCIENGVITDWFLHCSNSMRLAPPLIITPDEIRKACDVIIEAIDFYTNK